One window from the genome of Chroococcidiopsis sp. TS-821 encodes:
- a CDS encoding S8 family serine peptidase — MISTSLRQNNDYFSINSASESLDKLHSARRVLESSVLPEFDAPLSNSRTSYNSSFSNGVTPQVTPDPGSTLATAYNLGTLNRPFTLTDFVGNSDVSDIYRFSLANNSSFNLSLNGLTADADVELLNGSGTRLAISGASGTTSEWMDGTLNTGTYYVRVFQYTGNTNYRLSLSATPIVNGVRTVLGNLGADTFTWQSGFNRTVISGNGNIDFGSGALDTLNLANISSTTAKLNLTNANGGGVVYNSGNGARVFDAITLNNGNQILFEGIDRIRFADRTINRFVRPNDPLFNQQWNLHMMGVHNAWHFTKGSTNVLIGVQDSGLGVNGNGNIHPELRNTLIFGNNYRDEFTDGATTSHGTGVQGIIAARSNNGVGMSGINWNSPVFNIDVIPGAGLEQGDQNIFQATQAMINQANSQGQKLIVNMSLGFLNTHGRTGLDPAFERLIANNQNNALFVIASGNDNKSSMSYPATLAQLYSNVIAVGASLGTRDIRGNLKTPGERTDYSNYGNGLTLMGPAEVISTLAFRDALGRVQFGYYPNNPNYPSNPTRNPPNFGFDGTSSATPNVAGVASLVWSANRNLSATRIKQILSQTAFDLGARGYDTVYGHGFVNADAAVRRAMAIGRGAA; from the coding sequence ATGATATCTACCTCTCTTCGTCAAAATAATGATTATTTTTCTATTAATAGTGCTAGCGAATCTTTAGACAAATTACATTCGGCACGTAGAGTCCTTGAATCAAGCGTTCTTCCAGAATTTGACGCTCCACTATCAAATAGTAGAACATCTTACAATTCTAGTTTCTCAAATGGGGTAACACCACAAGTTACACCTGATCCTGGAAGTACCTTGGCGACTGCTTATAACCTTGGCACTCTCAATCGTCCATTTACGCTTACTGATTTTGTTGGTAATAGCGATGTTTCTGATATTTATCGATTCAGCTTAGCGAACAACAGTAGTTTCAACTTATCTCTAAATGGTTTAACCGCAGATGCTGATGTTGAGTTACTCAACGGTAGTGGTACGCGCTTGGCAATTTCTGGTGCTTCTGGGACAACATCGGAATGGATGGATGGTACCCTTAATACAGGAACTTATTACGTCAGAGTCTTTCAATACACAGGTAACACGAACTACCGACTTAGCTTATCTGCTACGCCAATTGTCAACGGCGTGCGAACTGTGTTAGGAAACTTAGGTGCAGATACTTTTACTTGGCAATCTGGGTTTAATCGTACAGTTATCTCTGGTAATGGCAATATAGACTTTGGTAGTGGAGCATTAGACACGCTGAATCTTGCGAATATCTCCTCAACTACAGCTAAATTAAATCTTACTAATGCTAATGGAGGTGGCGTAGTTTATAACTCTGGAAACGGTGCGCGTGTATTTGATGCGATTACACTTAACAATGGTAATCAAATTCTGTTTGAAGGAATTGATCGCATTCGCTTTGCAGACCGCACAATTAACCGCTTTGTGAGACCTAACGATCCCTTGTTTAATCAACAGTGGAATTTGCACATGATGGGCGTACACAACGCCTGGCATTTTACCAAAGGTTCCACAAATGTCCTAATTGGCGTTCAAGATTCAGGGTTGGGAGTGAATGGCAATGGTAATATTCATCCTGAGTTACGCAACACACTTATTTTTGGCAATAACTACCGCGATGAGTTTACAGATGGAGCAACTACCTCTCACGGTACTGGAGTTCAAGGCATTATAGCGGCAAGAAGCAACAACGGCGTGGGAATGAGTGGTATTAACTGGAATTCTCCCGTATTTAATATTGATGTCATACCTGGTGCTGGTCTTGAGCAGGGAGATCAAAATATATTTCAAGCTACACAAGCCATGATTAATCAAGCTAATAGCCAGGGGCAAAAGCTAATTGTCAATATGAGTTTGGGCTTCCTAAATACTCACGGTAGAACTGGTCTTGATCCGGCGTTTGAGCGACTTATTGCTAATAATCAAAACAACGCTCTTTTTGTCATAGCATCTGGCAACGACAATAAAAGCAGTATGTCTTATCCTGCTACACTAGCGCAACTGTATTCCAATGTCATTGCAGTAGGTGCTTCCTTGGGAACTCGCGATATACGTGGTAACTTAAAAACGCCAGGCGAACGTACTGATTATTCCAATTATGGAAATGGACTCACTTTAATGGGACCTGCTGAAGTCATCAGCACCCTTGCTTTCCGTGATGCATTAGGCAGAGTACAATTTGGTTATTATCCCAACAACCCCAATTATCCTAGCAATCCTACTAGAAATCCTCCTAACTTTGGATTTGATGGCACTTCGTCTGCAACACCAAATGTTGCAGGTGTCGCATCTTTAGTGTGGAGTGCTAATCGCAATCTTTCTGCTACCCGAATCAAACAAATACTGTCGCAAACAGCTTTTGATTTAGGTGCAAGAGGCTACGATACAGTTTATGGTCATGGATTTGTTAATGCTGATGCTGCTGTGCGACGCGCAATGGCAATTGGACGAGGTGCAGCATAG